In Streptomyces liangshanensis, the DNA window CCAGCCAGATGTTGAACCCGACGGCGGCGGCCATCAGCAGGCCGAAGACCGCGAACAGTCCGACCTTGGTCCCGAGCGTGGTGGTGAAAACCGATGAGTAATCGACCGAGCGGTACCAGAGCCAGTCCGTCCAGAACCCGGCGAACATGACGAAGAGCATGGCCAGTACGGCCAGCACCCCCAACGTCATGAGCAGGGTCCGGACGCGCCGGGACGGGCGGCCCACTCTCATCCGTGGCCCGGCGGGGCCTACGCCGCGGTCCGGCATCTGGAAAGCCAACGTGCGCACCTCGAAGTTCGCGGTCGTATGGATCAGCGTCGTGATGAATCAGCGTCGAACGGTTCAGCCTGTGGAGCGGTCCAGCGATCCTAGGACCCACTCTTGCAACTTACTGAGGCTTTACCTAGTTCCCGTCCGCGGTCCCCGAGGGGGCAGGATATCGGCCATGTCCAACGTTTCCTCAGGTACCCCCATGGCCGCGAGCCCGCTGACCCGCGCGGTCCTCGAAATCGACGCGTACGCGGCGGGGCTCGGCTGGGACCAGCCGGCCCGCCTCTTCGCCCTCGTCGACACCGCCCGGCTGCGCACCGACGAACCCGAGCTCGCGGCCCAGCTGGGCCTCGACGACGGCGACACGACCGCGCCCCTCACCCCCATCGAGCAGGACGAGATCCCGGCCGGCACCCCGCTGGACGAGTTCCTCGCCACGATCGCCTGGCCCGGGGCGGTGGCCGGCTGCGCGATGACCGTGGAGCGGCTGATGCTGCCGCCGTCCGCGGAGTCGTCCGTCCCGGACGGTCTCGACGAGGCCGGCCTCGCCGACTGGGTCGCCACCCACCCCGACCGTCAGGAGGTACGGATGACGGTGGCGGTGCTGCGGGACGGCGCGCGGGACTCGGCGCTGCGGCTGCGCGAGAAGGACTCGCCCACCGAGGTCCTCACCGGCTCGGGCCTGGTCCCCGGGCTGGCCGAGGCGCTGTCCGCCACCTTCGAGGCGTAACCGCCCGGCCCGCGGGCGGAGTCGCTGTGCGCCGGTGACGCGGCCGGTCAGCTTGCCGAACAGCTCGGCAGGCCGGCCGTGTCCCCGGAGCGGATCTTGTCCAGGGACGCCTTGGCGTCGGCGATGGTCTTGACCTTGATCAGCGTGAGCCCGTCCGGGATGTCCGACGCCGCCGCGGCGCAGTTCTCGGCGGGCGTGAGGAAGTACTGGGCGCCCGCGTTGCGCGCGCCGACCAGCTTCATCTCGATGCCGCCGATCGGGCCGACCGTGCCCTGGTCGTCGATCGTGCCCGTACCCGCGACGAACTTGCCGCCCGTGAGGGAGCCGGGGGTGAGCTTGTCCACGATGCCGAGGGCGAACATCAGGCCGGCGCTCGGGCCGCCGACGTCGGCGAGCTTGATGTCGACCGTGAACGGGAACGTGTGGTCCGTCCCGGCCTGGATGCCGACGATCGCGCGGTCGCCGTCGTCGGCCTTCTTGGTCGTGAGGGTGACGTCCTTGGAGGCCGAGGGCTCCTTGCCGGTCTTCTCCGCCGCCTCGGCGTCCTTGGCGGGGACCACCGTGAAGACGACCTTCTGTCCCGGCCGGTGCTTGGTGACGAGCTTGGCGACGTCCGTCGGGGCCTTCACCGGGGAGCCGTCCACGGCCTTGATGACGTCTCCGGCGTGCAGCGTGCCCTCGGCGGGGCTGTCCTTCACGACGGACGAGACGATGATCCGGGAGGTGACCGGGATGTGCAGCTCCTCCAGGGCGGCGACCTTGGCGCTCTCCTGGGACTGGCTGAACTCCTCCGCGTTCTCCTGCGTGGACTGCTCTTCCGTCTTGCCGTCCGGGTAGAGGGTGTCGTGCGGCACCACCACGTTGTCGTGGGCCAGCCAGCCGTAGACCGCCTCGACGACGTTCATCTTGTAATCGGCGCCCGTGACCCGGACCGTCGTCATGTTCAGATGACCCGTCGTCGGGTACGTCTTGTGCCCCGACACCTGGAGGACCGGTTCGCCTCGCGCTTCACCGAGGGTGTTCACCGTCGGCCCCGGGCTCATCTCGGCGTACGGCACGGGGAGCAGCAGGCCCGCGCAGAGCAACCCGATGAGGGCGAGGGTGGAAGCGAGCATCGTCGCGGTGCGCCGTGGCATGGAACGACAGTACGGGAAGGGTCTGTCAGTGCACCCCTGGGGCCGGTCCGTACGAGGAGCCCCCGGCGCGGCCGTCGGACCGGGCGGGAGCCGTCAGGCCGGGCCCGAACCGGAATGTGCCTTTTCCATCGCGTCACGGAACCGCGCGTATCCGTTGAGGGTTGCTATGTCCCCCGTCGTACGGTTCCTCTGGGCCCAGCTTCCCCATATCGCGGCGCCTACCGCGGCGAACAGTGGAATGAGCAACCAGGTGAGCGCGGCCATTCGGACCTCCCGACCCCCATGAGCGTTCGCAGCGCCTGCGACCGACCGATCAGCAGATTAACCATCTGCTGATCCAACGCTCCGGGCAGGGCGGCGGTTACGCAAATCGGGCCGTACGGGTGCCGGACCGGTTTGGGCCCCGCCGGGCCGAGCACGGGGCCCGTCCGTCAGCTCGCGCGAGGAACCGGAACCGGAGCTAGCCGTTCCGCGCGCCCACCCAGTCGTCGGTGCCGTCCGAGTACGTCTGGTGCTTCCAGATCGGAACCTCGCTCTTGAGGTCGTCGATCAGCCTCCGGCACGCCTCGAACGCCTCCGCCCGGTGCGGGCAGGAGACGGCGACGACGACGGCCAGATCGCCCACCGCCAGATCGCCCACCCGGTGGACGGCGGCCAGCGCGCGCACCGGGAAGTCGGCCACGACCTTCTCCGCGACGCGGCGCAGCTCGTCCTCGGCCGAGGGGTGGCCGGTGTAGCCGAGCGCGTCCACGTCGGCGCCGCCGTCGTGGTTGCGCACCGTGCCGACGAACAGCGCGGTGCCGCCCGCGGCGTCGTCCCCGACCGCGCGGAAGACCTCGTCCACGCTCAGCGGGGTGTCGCGTATCGCGAGCAGCCGGATCGGGTCCTGGGCCGTCTGCTCGCCGGGGTGGGAGGGGGTGGTCGGGGTGGTCGCCATACCGCCCATCGTGCCGTACGGGACCGCATGGTGGAAGCTTCCTTCCACTGGGCGGCGGCGCGAGGCCTTCCGGGCGCGGGTGTACGGCGACCTGACGCGGCGACCTGACGCGGCGGCCGGATACCCGGATACAGCGGCTACCGGATACCCGTATGCAGCGCTAGATGCGGCGGCGGGCCTTGCGGGCGCGGCGTACCAGCGCGGCCGTGCCGAGCAGGGCCACCGTCGCGCCCGCCGCGCCGGCCGCGGTGGCGTCCTTGCGGCCGAGCCGGCGGCCGGCGACGGTGTGGCGTCCCTCGACCTCGGCCAGCAGGGCGGCCAGGACCTCTTCGTTCGTCCAGGTGGCCCGCCAGCCCGCGTCGTGCAGCCGGCTGACGCTGACGACCCAGGGATGCATGGTGTACGCGAGGTCGCCGGCGGGCGAGGGCGTGAGCCCGATGCGGTGCAGGCGGGCCGCGGCGCCGAGAGCGACCGCGGACGGCAGCTCCATGCGGCGGATCCCGCTGAGCTCCTCGACCTCCTCCTGCTCCAGCCAGCCGTCGCAGCCGACCGCCAGCTCGCCGTCGACCTTCTCGAGCGCCGCGTACTCCAGCGCGCTGACCAGGTCCTCGACGTGGCAGAACTGCCAGGTGGGGCGCGAGCCCGCGACGACGAGCAGCCGGGGCGACTCGAAGTAGCGGGTGAGGGCCGTGTCCGTACCGCCGACCAGGACGGCGGGCCGCACGACCGTCACGTGGAGGCCCGGGTGCGCGCGAGGCGCCCTGCGGCCGAGCCGCTCGATCTCCAGGAGGTCGCCGACCCCCGTCGCCTCGGCCGTGGCGCGCAGCTCGGCGTCCTCGGACAGCGGGATGGCGTTGTCGGGCAGCGCCCCGTAGACCATGGCGGAGGTGCAGAGCACGACCCGGTGCACGCCGGCGGCGGCCGCGGCCGTCAGGACGGTCTGGGTGCCGCGCACGTTGTACGCCGTACGGGCGGCGGCGTCGGTCTCCAGGTCCAGGTCGAGCGCGAGGTGCACGACGACGTCCACCCCGCGCAGCTTCTCGGCGATGGCCGGGTCGCGGACGTCGAGGATGTGCCACTGGGCCTCCGGCACGTCCCCGCGGCGCTCGTCGAGGGCGACGACCTGTTTGATCTCCTCCGAGGCCGCGAGGCGGCGGGTGAGCAGGTCACCGACGCCGGAGGCGGCGCCGGTGACCGCGACGACCGGGCCTCGGGACGGGGTCGGAGTCGATCGGTTTCGCGCTGCGCGAACCTGCGGATCTGGGGAACTCACCGGGCGTCTCCAGCGGTTGTCTTCAGTACGGATGTGAACGCTCGCGTCCGTACCAGGTGATGTCCATCCTGCCGCAGACCGTCGGCCGACTCAGCACCGAGCCCGGAAGCCAGCCGGGTGTCGGCGCCGTTCAAAGGAGGCGGCGGCCGGCGGAACAGCCTGCTGACGCCGTGCCGCTTCCGCCGACCACGCTCCGTGTGCCGGTCGGTCTTAGGCTGGGTGTGTAGTCGGGCAGCCGCCGTCGGCGAGAAGCCGCCGGCCCTACGAGCCGAGGAACCCCGTGAGTGACTCTCCATTCGGATTCGGCCTTCCGCCGGAGGAGCCGGAGGACGGCGACGGCAAGAAGAAGGACCCCGCCGGAGGTGGTCAGGGTGCCGGTGGTCCCGGCAATCCCTTCGGGAACTTCGGGTTCGGTCTGCCGGGCGGCGCGGGCGGCGGAGACAATCCGTTCGCCTCGATGTTCGGTTCGCTGAACCCGAACGACCTGGGGGCGGCCTTCCAGCAGCTCGGCCAGATGCTCAGCTACGAGGGCGGTCCCGTGAACTGGGACATGGCCAAGCAGATCGCGCGCCAGACGGTCGCGCAGGGCACCTCGGACGGGACGAAGGACGCGAGCGTGGGCCCCTCGGACCGCTCGGCGGTCAACGAGGCGGTGCGGCTGGCCGACCTGTGGCTGGACGGCGTGACGTCCCTGCCCTCCGGCGCGCACACCGCGGTGGCGTGGAGCCGCGCGGAGTGGGTCGAGGCGACGCTGCCCGCGTGGCAGCAGCTCGTGGACCCGGTCGCGGAGCGGGTGGGCGCGGCCATGGGCGACGTGCTGCCCGAGGAGATGCGGGACGTGGCGGGTCCGCTGATCGGCATGATGCGCTCCATGGGAGGCGCCATGTTCGGCCAGCAGATCGGGCAGGCCGTGGGCGTGCTCGCGGGCGAGGTGGTGGGCTCGACGGACATCGGGCTGCCGCTGGCCCCGGCCGGCAAGGCGGCGCTGCTGCCGCTGAACATCGAGGCGTTCTCCAAGGACCTGGGCGTCCCGAAGGACGAGGTCCGGCTGTACCTGGCCCTGCGCGAGGCCGCCCACCAGCGGCTCTTCACCCACGTGCCGTGGCTGCGGTCGCACCTGTTCGGCGCGGTCGAGGCGTACGCACGCGGGATCAAGGTCGACACGAGCAAGCTGGAGGACGTGGTCGGGCAGTTCGACCCGGCCAATCCGGAGGAGCTCCAGGAGGCGCTCCAGTCCGGCATGTTCCAGCCGGAGGACACGCCCGAGCAGAAGGCCGCGCTCGCCCGTCTGGAGACGGCGCTGGCGCTGGTGGAGGGCTGGGTCGACGCGGTGGTGCACGAGGCCGCGAAGGACCGGCTCTCGGCGTCCGACGCGCTGCGGGAGACGCTGCGCAGACGGCGTGCCTCGGGCGGTCCCGCCGAGCAGACCTTCGCGACACTGATCGGGCTCCAGCTGCGTCCGCGCAGGCTGCGGGACGCGGCGCGGCTGTGGGCGTCGCTCACGGACGCGCGCGGGGCGGACGGCCGGGACGCGCTGTGGGAGCACCCGGACAACCTGCCGACGGCGTCGGACCTGGACGACCCCGACGGGTTCGTGCATCACGAGCAGCTGGACTTCTCGGAGCTGGACAAGATGCTCGGGGAGGCGGCGGACGGCAAGCCCGACCTGACGAAGCACGACGCGGGGTCCGACGGGCCCACGGGTGAGTCCAAGCCCGCGAAGCCCGCCGATCCCGCCGATCCCGCCGATCCCGCCGACAACGACGAGGACGACTCCGACAAGTGAGCCTGCACGACAACGCCGTTCTGGTGCTGAAGGACTACCGCGCGGGCGGGCCGGGCGCCCAGGACGGCCAGGAGGAGTTGCGCGGGCTCTACCTGGACCACCTTGCGGCGCGTCCGGACGGGATGTGGAAGGCGTGCGAGGCCGGGCACGTGACGGCCAGCGCGCTGGTGATCGACCCGGAGCGGGGCAAGGTGCTGCTCACCCTGCACCGGAAGCTCAACATGTGGCTCCAGATGGGCGGTCACTGCGAGCCCGGGGACGCCACCCTGGCGGGGGCGGCGCTCCGGGAGGCCACGGAGGAGTCCGGGATCCCGGACCTGACGCTGCTGCCCGTGGGACCCGTACAACTGGACCGGCACGCGATCCCGGCGCCCTGCAACTGGCACCTGGACGTCCAGTACGCGGCGCTGGCGCCGGCCGGGGCCCTGGAGCGGATCAGTGACGAGTCGCTGGACCTGCGGTGGTTCGGCTTCGAGGAGGCCGCGGAGGTCGCCGACGACTCGGTGGTGGGGCTGATCGGGCGGACGAGGGCGGCCCTCGCGGCCCGGGCGTGACGGAAGGGGGCGTCCTCCGTGGGAGGACGCCCCCTTCCGCGGGTCATGTCGACCTCAGCGGCTCCAGGCGTTGCCCTGGTTCTGGGCGTGGGCGCCCTGGGCGCCGACACCGAACTGCGCGCCGAGGCCCTGGCCGATCCCCGCGTTCTGCGGCGGCATGACCTCACTGGGCTGGACCAGCGCGAACCCCTGCCCGAGGAAGCTCAACTCCCAGCCCTCGCCGGTGTTGCCGCGCCGCCGGGTGACGCCCGAGGAATGGGTCTGCGCCTGCATCTGCACCCGCAGCGACGTCGACCAGGCGACCACCGCGTCGGCGTCCGCGTTGATGTACTTGTCCGGCGTGACCTGGAGCATCAGCGGCTGGCCCGAGGTCATCAGCGCTACCTTGCCCCGGCCCGAGATGTTCAGCTGGTACTTGCCGGACCCCGAGATGCCGTACTGGCTGTCCACCGCGATGACCTCGGTGTGCAGCGCGGAGTCGAGCGCCAGGACGTAGGCGCTGTCGACGGTCATGCCCTCGTGGTCGACGTCCACGACGTGGATGTACTGCGCGAGGTTGGCGAGATAGACCGTGCCCTGCCCGGAGCAGCGCATCAGGTCCAGGCCCTCGCCCGTACGCGCCCTGGCGCGCCGCTGGCTGCTCGACTGGTACTCGCCGTCGAAGTCCATCAGCCCCTGGTACGCCACCATCGCGCCCTTGCGGGCGAGGACGTCGTCCTGGCCGGTCAGGGCGACCCGCAGGAGCTGCGGGTTCTGGACGACGTAGCGGTCCTGGGACTGCTGTTCCGTATAGGCGAAAAGTGGACTCTGCATGGTTCCCCGCTCCCCCTCAGCCCCGGATCCGCAGGCGGTCGGTGCTGTCCTCGCTCGGTTGTACGACCACGATTCCCTGGCCGGAGAACGCCATCTGGTAGGCCTCTCCGCTGCCCCTGCCGACCAGGGCGGAGGCCTTGAAGCTGCGCTTGCCCTTCACCTTGAGCCCCGGTGACCAGGCGACGAGCGCGTCCGGGTCGACGTACGTCTCGTCCTCGCCCCGGCCGCAGTCGACCACGATCGGGGTGCCACGCGAGGTCAGGGCGACCCAGCCGGTCCCGGCGATCTGCACGTTCCACAGGCCCTGGCCGGCGAACTTGGCCATGCCCTTGACCTTTTCGACGCCCCACTGGAGGTGGGCGTCGAAGGCCAGCAGGTTGCTGCCGTTCACCGAGAGCGCGTCGTTGTTGAGGTTGATCACGACGACGTCCGCGCCGTAGTCGGCGAGGTAGAGCAGGCCGTCGCCCGAGCACTTCATGATCGGCGCGCCCTCGCCGGTCACCCACTGGGAGGCGACCTGGCGCAGGGCGGGCGGGTTGGGCTCGTACTGGATGAAGCCCTCGTAGGCGATCATCGATCCGGTACGGGCGAAGAGGTCCTGGCCCGAGGCCATCGCCACCTTGAGCATGGCGCGGCCGTGATTCTCCATCCGGGCCGCGATGGGGGTCGGGGCATAGCCCGCGAGCTGCTGGTTCATGATCCGGGCTCCCTCAGACCTCGTACGGCTGGACAACGACGAAGTTGCCGGGGGCTCCCCGGAACTGGAGGTTCACGGTCTCGCCGCTGTGGCCCGGGTACGCGTTGCGGCGCAGCCTGACCTGGCTGGAGATGATCACCTGGGAGGCGGACGACCAGGCGACGACCGCGTTGCAGTCGGCGAAGGTCGTCGGCGTGACGGGCAGGACCACCGGGGTGCCGTGCGTCTTGACGACGACGGTGCCGGTGCCCTGGAACTGCATGGTGAACAGGGCGCCTCCGGGGATGCCGTGGCCTTCGATGCGGCGGACCTCGTACTGGAGTCCCTCGTCGAAGGCGAGGACGTTCTCCGCCGAGACACAGATGCCGTCGCCCTGGAGTTCGATCGGGTGGAGGTGCGCGGCGTCCTCGGCGAGGAACACCTGCCCCCGGCCCGAGCAGCGCATCAACTGCATCTCCTGCCCGGTCGCGTTGCCGACGATCCGGCCCGCGAAGCCGGCGCCCTTGTGCCCGAACTCGACCTTGCCCTGGTACATGACCATGCTGCCCTGGCGGGCGAGGACCGGCGAGCCGCCCATGGCGAGGTCGACCCGCATCAACTGACCGTTCTGCGGGGTCCAGCGCTGGCCGGTGGGCAGTTCCTTGTACGGCTGGAGGGCCGCCGTCAGCCCGGCGGCGCCCTGGGGGACGCCTTGCGGGACACCCTGGGGAGCCCCGGGCGGCTGCTGGCCGAAGGGGGCGGGGGCGGGCTGTCCGTACGGGGACGGGGCGCCGGGCGGCGGGACCTGACCCGGCATCTGGCCCGGGATCTGACCTGTGCCCTGGCCGGGCACCTGGCCGAACTGGGGCTGCTGCGGCGGCTGTCCGTACGGCGACGGGGCGGGCGGCGGGGGTGCGGTGGCGCCCGGCGGGGACATCGGCGCCATGAGCGTCGGGGCCGCGTGCACGGGCGGCGGGGCCGGTGCGGGGGCGGGCGGTCCCACCGGGGCGCCGAACGAGGGCGCGGGCGGCGGGGCCGGGGGCGCGGGGGCCGCGGGCGGTGCGCCGAAGGCCGGGGCGGGGGCGCCGCCCCGGGGCGGTGCGAATCCCGGCACGGGGCCGCCGGCCTGCGGCTGCGGCGCGGCCGGCTCCTCCTCGGCGACCTCGCCGCCGAAGTTCTTGAGCAGCGCGTCCAGTCCGCCGTCGAAGCCCTGCCCGACGGCGGCGAAGCGCCACACGTCCTTGAGGTAGAAGTCGCCGAGCATCACGGCCCGCTCGGTGGTGAACTCCGAGCCGTCGAACGCGTACCGGACCACTTCCTCGCCGCCCGCGACGATCCGGATGTATCCCGGGCCGACCTGGGACATCTGTCCGGGGCCGTCGATGGTGGCGGTGAACGAGAGCTTGTGGACGGTCGCCGGGATCCGTTCGAGCGTCACGCGGAACGACTCGGTGTCGCCCGCCTGCGCGCCGAGCAACTGGATCGATTCCTCGGGGGACTTCGGCTGGTTGAAGAAGATGAAGTAGCGGTCGTCCGAAAGCTGTTCGTCGGCGTCGAGGCCGAAGCAGCTGATGTCGAAGCTCAATCCGGGAGCGCCGATCTGCACACCTACGTACAGATCCGTCCCCGGCGTGAGATCACTGATCCTGGCCTTGTGCCCGCGTTGGAATTCCCTCGCCATGCGTAACGACCGTCCCCCATCCCGAATGAAATACGTCGCGTCAGGCTAACGGCTGTGTCCGACATTGGACCGAGCCGGTACGCGTTCGGTACAGGATCGGGCAGAGACGCGGATCAAGGATGACCAGGTGAAGGGTGGAGGGAGGGCCGGGCGGGACGGGGGCTTCAGTCCTCGCGGGTCGACGGGGAATGGGGCAGGCGATCGGCCGCGACGACGCCTTCGAGGTAGCCGCGGGCGCGTTCGGTACGGGGGTAGGCCTCCAGCAGCCGCCAGAACCGCGGCCCGTGGCCGGGGACCAGCAGGTGCGCCAGCTCGTGGACGAGGACGTAGTCGACGACGTACTCCGGCATGCCCTGGAGCCGGTGCGAAAGGCGGATGCTGCCCTCGGCGGGGGTGCACGAGCCCCAGCGGGTGTTCTGGTTGGTCACCCACCGGACCGACACCGGCCGCGCGCGGCCTTCGAAGTACTGCGCGGACAGCCGCTCGGCCCGCTCGATCAGCGCCTCGTCGCCGATGACCCGCTTGCTCTCCTGGGCGGCGAGCTTGTCGAGCATCACCGTCACCCAGCGCCGCTCCTCCGCCTCGGACATCCGGGCGGGAATGAGCACGATCGTCCGGTCACCTTCGCGGTACGCCGAGACGGTACGGCTCCGGCGGGCGCTGCGGCGCACCTCGACGGCGCTCGTCGCCGTGAGGCGGGAGAAAGAATCGGCGGACACGCCACGACGTTACCCGCTGTATGTGCGGGACGTCGCGCCCCCCGGTCACCGCTTTCTTGATCCATTGAGTGGCGTCCACCATTTGAACGATTGATATCCCGCGCCTGTGGATAACTTTTCCCGCCGGGAAACGGTTGCCTGCATTCTGGAAACGGGCCGGAGAACGGGGCCCGGGAGCCGGAATGGACGGGGGACGGCGCGATGCATCCGAAGGTGAAGCCCGCGTTGCGGCGGGCGTGGCGGGAGCGGCAGACGGTCCAGTTCGGAGTGACGCGGGCGCACGCGGTGCTGGTGGGGCCGGTGGACACCGCGACGGGCAGCTTCCTGGAGCTGCTGGACGGGACGCGGGGGCTGCCGCTGCTGCGGGAGGAGGCCAGGGCGATGGGGCTGCCGGAGGGGCGGGCCGACGCGCTGGTGGAGCGGCTGGCGGAGGCGGGGGTGCTGGACGACCCGGCGGGAGGCGGCGCGGCGGCGGACGCGCTGCGCGAGCGGGCGGGGGTGGTGGAGCGGCTGCGGCCGGACCTGGCGTCGCTCTCCGTCGTCCACCGGGAGCCGGGGGCGGGGATGGCGCGGCTGGCGGCGCGGCGGGCGCTGCGGGTCCAGGTGCGGGGCGCCGGGCGGGTCGGGGCGGCCGTGGCGGCGCTGCTGGCGGCGGCCGGGGTGGGGCGGGTCGACGTGCTGGACGGGGGCTTCACCGAGGAGGGCGATGTGGCACCGGGCGGGCTGCCGTACGGGTCCGTGGGGGAACGGCGGGACACGGCGGCCCGGCAGCTGGTGCGGAGGTCGGCGGCCGGCGGGGCGCCGCGGGAGGCGGAGCGGGCACGGGCGGGCGGCGGGGAGCCGGCGCTCGCCCTGGTGGTCGTGGCGCCCCGGGACGGGCTGGCGGTCCACGCCCCGGACCCGGTGGTGGCGGAGACCTGGATCGCCTCGGGGACGCCGCATCTGTACGCGGGCGTGATCGAGGCCACGGGGGTGGTGGGCCCGCTGGTGCTGCCGGGCGGCTCGGCGTGCGCGGGGTGCCTGGCGCTGGAGCGCGCCGACCGGGACCCGGGATGGCCCCGGCTGCTGGCCCAGTGGCGGTCCGGGCGGGGGGTCACGGGGGCGCAGGCCTGCGACGTGGGACTGGCCACGGCGGTGGCGGGACTGGCGGCGGCTCACGCTCTGGCGTTCCTGGATGGTGAACTCCCGGGCACGACAGGTGCACGATGGGAGGTGTCACTTCCCCAGCTCGACTGGCGGTCCAGTCGGACGGCGCCCCATCCGGAGTGCCCGTGCGGCGCGGCCGGCGGCCGGCGGGGGGAGCGCCTCGCGGAAGCCTTGCCCCCGCACGACACAATGACCGCAAGCCCGGCATGATCCGCAAGACACCCCCTAGGAGGGCTTGATGTCTGATCTTCCCCGGAAGGCGGTCACCCGTACCGCGAAGCTGGCGGCGTTGCCACTGGGCTTCGCGGGGCGGGCCACCTGGGGCCTGGGCAGACGGATCGGCGGGAAGTCCGCGGAGATCGTCTCCAAGGAGTTGCAGCAACGCACCGCGGACCAGCTCTTCAAGGTCCTCGGAGAGCTCAAGGGCGGTGCGATGAAGTTCGGGCAGGCCCT includes these proteins:
- a CDS encoding TOMM precursor leader peptide-binding protein, giving the protein MHPKVKPALRRAWRERQTVQFGVTRAHAVLVGPVDTATGSFLELLDGTRGLPLLREEARAMGLPEGRADALVERLAEAGVLDDPAGGGAAADALRERAGVVERLRPDLASLSVVHREPGAGMARLAARRALRVQVRGAGRVGAAVAALLAAAGVGRVDVLDGGFTEEGDVAPGGLPYGSVGERRDTAARQLVRRSAAGGAPREAERARAGGGEPALALVVVAPRDGLAVHAPDPVVAETWIASGTPHLYAGVIEATGVVGPLVLPGGSACAGCLALERADRDPGWPRLLAQWRSGRGVTGAQACDVGLATAVAGLAAAHALAFLDGELPGTTGARWEVSLPQLDWRSSRTAPHPECPCGAAGGRRGERLAEALPPHDTMTASPA